The segment GACAGCGGGAGCCAAACGCTTCGCTCGCCGACTTGAACAAAATGTCGGCGGCCGGCTTGACCCCGTGGACGGTCGGGCCGTCACCAACGGTCAGACGGGCGCCATGGCCGATCGAGAGGTGGAAGCCACCCGGCGCGATGTAGGCCTGACCAGATTCCAGACGGTCTCCGTCCCTTGCCTCGCGGCAAGGAACCGTGCCCAAGCTGTCCAGCCGGGCGGACAAGCTCGCGGTGAATCCCTGCGGCATATGCTGCACGATCACGACCGGGCAGGGAAACCCCTTGGGTAGTGATTGGAACAGGCTCACCAGCGAGCGGGGCCCGCCAGTCGAACTCGCGACCAAGACCACCTTGTCCGACGGCTTGGACGAGGCCCGGACCGGCGGCGGCGGGCTTGCTGGCCTGCCTCCACCGAACCGGGCGTATCGAGAAGCACGCAACCGTTCGAGAAAGTCGTTCTTCGCCTCGACCAACCGGAGGCTGTTGCCGCCTTGTGGCTTCGTGACGAAGTCGTAAGCACCCAGTTCAAGAGCCTTGAGCGTCGCTGCCGCACCAGCCGTCGTGACGCTGCTCACCATAAGGACGGCCCGCTGCTTTTGCCCCATGATCTTGTCCAGGGCGGTGATGCCGTCCATGTTGGGCATCTCCACGTCGAGGGTCACGACGTCAGGGTCGAGCTCGGCCGCCTTGGCCACACCTTCGAGCCCGTCCTTCGCCACCCCGACGACCTCAAAGTCCGGCTCTTCCTTCAGCCAGTCCTGGAGCATCCGGCGCACGAACGCCGAGTCATCGACAATCAATACCTTTCGCTTCATGCCGCCACCAAATCCTCGAACAGCTTCTCGTACTCCTCGTAGCTCTCGACAAAGGCGTCGGTGACCTGGTCGAGATCGACCGCTTTCAAACCCAGCCGCGTCAGGGAGCTTTCGGAAAACCGATAGAGCAGACCGTCGCCACCCAGGCCGAAGCCCATGGTCATCGTCAGGTAGTTGCCCAGGTGCACGCAGTCGACCAACGGCGGGTTCTCCGGCGCGTCGTCGGGCATGTGGTGCCAACGCACCGCCGCGACAAGGTCGGCCGGCAGGTTCCAAGCGTTGGCGAGGTGCTCTCCGACCTGGGTGTGGTCATAACCCAGGATCTTGCGTTCTGCCTCGTCAAAGGAGAGCCCTTCGCGGTTCGCGTAGTTCAGGATCGCGACAATCTTGTTTTCCAGCCAAATGCTGACGGCGACCTTGCCGATGTCGTGGAGCAATCCCGCAGTGAACGCGACGTCGTCCTTTTGCTTGCCGCTGAGCTTGGCGACTTGCTGCGCACCGACCGCGGTGCCGAAGGCATGCGTCCACATCGCGCGCGGACCCAGCGAGTAGCCGGGCAAAGGCCGGCTCATCCAGGGGTAAGTCCCCGCGACGAGGGCAAGGTTCTTGACGTTGCGCATCCCCAAGATCACGACCGCTTCCTGAAGGTCGCTGACTTGGCGCGAAAGCCCGTAAAAGGCGCTGTTTGCCAGCCGGAGGACCCGCGCGCTGAGCGATTGGTCGGCCGACAGAATCTGCGCCACGGAAGCCGCCGTGGAGTTCGGCGACTCCGTCGCCTGCATGACACGGATCGCCGCGGCCGGGATCGTCGGGAGGTCCGACGTCTTCTTGATGATGTCATCAATGGTGATGGTCGCTTGGCTCATCAGTTCATCCCTTCAGGTTGCAGAGCGTTTTTTCGCCCGTGTTGACCGTGCGGACCTTCACCAGGCCGTCCTGGATCGTCACGACCACCGTCCGACCGTTTGAGCCGCCGGTGTCCGTGGCGAGGACCTTGAAGCCGTTTTTCTTGACCAAGGCGGCGACCGCCTCGACATTGCGCGCCCCCACGTCGAGCTTGGAGTCACCGGGAGTGCCGAACTTGAAGACCTGTGCGCCGCCCGCGTAGGCGGCGACCATCCGGGAGGGCACCGCACCCAGAGCGGTCATTTGGCGCACCATTTCGGGGACGCCCGTGTCGGCGAACTTGCCGATCTTGTCGGCGGGACGCCCGGGGAACGACGCGGGCAGCATGACGTGGATCATGCCGCTGACCTGGGTGGTCGGGTCGTACAACACCAGGCCGATGCAACTCCCTAGGCCGAGGCAGTTGTACGCGGCGTCGCCCTTGGCGACATGGATGTCCCCCATGCCGACCATCATCGCCGACACCGTGGACATCTACGCCGCCTCCGCCACACCGAGGCGGCGAAGCATCAGGTTCAGGCCCTCGACAGTCGGGATGCAGAGGAAATAGCCCTGCGTGGCGGTGTCCTCGTAGTCGTAAATCTTGGTTTCGATGGCCAGCGCGACCACTTCCTGCAGCTCGGCCTCGGCGACCACCGTGCTCACAACCGAATAGCACAGGTCGATCGACACGACCGGCGGAGTGGCGTGGATGGCCAGTCCGGTCATGTTCGAGAGCGCGTTCATGAAGCTGGAGTTGAGGATGTTTCCGATCTCCAGCATCGCGCTGGCGGCAAGGTCGTCGACCTCGGCGAAGCTGTCGGGGCAAGTACCGAGCAAGTAGCGCCACACCGTCTGGGCACTTTCCCACGGGAACACAAACGCGATGTGCCCGGTGACGTCACCCTCGATCGGCATCATGATCCCGACGACCACCGCCTCGGGGTCTCCGACCAAGGCCGGTACGTTCTCGATCGCGACCGTCTCGACATTCGGCACCTCCATGTTGAAGGACCGCCCGGTCAAGTCCGAAAGCGCGGTCGTGGCATGGCCGAGGCCAATGTTCGCCATCTCGCGGACCGCCGACATTTCGAGAAGCCCGTATGTGCCTTGTTCTCCCGTCATCCTGAACATCCCCGCCAATTCACATGTCGGCACACCGGCGCAGTCGCCACACCCGGACAGGGCTGATTTAGCGAGGGCCTGGTGTTTTCCACAGGGTGGCGGCGCCTGCCGGCTACGGGCTCACTCCAGCGGGCAAGGGGAAAACTTCAACGAACAATGCACAAAAGTTCGTAATTGAGAGTCGTTTGGCGACCTGACTTGTCTATTATTATACGGGGCCTCGAAGAGCACGACAGCCGCGCATGCGGCAGGACGGGTTCATAGGGAGGCTTCGGAACACAAGCATCGGGATACGACGTTGCTCCTCTCCAGTCGTATCCCACTTTTTACTTGGAAGCCCAACGGCGCGCTTCTGTTCCGTCCCCAGAGACGAATTTGTCCCCAAATTGTGCCCAGGTAACATGCTGTCCATGTCCAGCCTCGACCAAGAGACGGTGCGGCGCGCCGTGGCGGTGGCCAGGGCCCGCGGGCTGGCTCGCATCAAGGTCGCCGTCGAAGGCGGTTCGGTCACGGCCACCCTGTCCCCCGACTGGGAGCCCACGCCGGTCGTAAGCGACGAGCCCAGTGCCGACGACGTCGCCCGGGTCGCCGTCGTGACCGCCCCCGTTGTAGGCTACTTCCGGGCCGCAACGCTGGCCGAGGGCGATGAAATCGAGGTCGGCCAATCGGTCGGCGAGGTCGTCGCCCTGGGCATCAGCAACGACGTGCCCAGCACCGTCTCCGGTGTCTTTGAAAGGTTTCTTGCTGAAGATGAGTCCGCTGTCGAGTTCGGCCAGGGCCTGGCGAGGATCATGGAAAAATGAGAAAAGAATCGGGACGGGGTGGTTTGGTCGGAGTGATCGCGGCGGCGGCAGTGGCGCTGGTCCTTGTGCTCGTCTTCACCAACGGGTCGTCGATCTTTGGCGGCAAAAAGGAGCCCGAGCGCGCCGACGGCCAAGGCAAGACCCTCGTCGGCAAATCGCTGCTGAAGGCCAAAGACACCGTCTGCCTTGAGCAACTGCAAGAAGACCGGCAGATGATCCAGGTCGCGACCGACCCGGTCGAAGAGACCAAGCCGGCCAGCCTAGCCGAAGCCAAGGTCACCGGAGACCTCGCCCGGTGCCCGATCGGCAAAGAGCCTTACGTCTACGACCCGGCGACCGGTAGTATCCACTGCCCCCACCCGGGCCACGAGAAGTACTGAATGTTTGAACGTGTTCTGGTCGCCAACCGTGGCGAAATCGCTTGCCGCGTCATCCGCGCCCTCCATGAGTTGGGCGTCGAGGCGATCGCCGTCCATTCCAAGGCCGACGCGGACAGCCGCCACGTCCACATCGCCGACCGGTCCGTCTGTGTCGGTGAGGCCAGCAACACCGACAGCTACCTTAACCTCGCCAACGTCCTCATGGCGGCGGAGATCACCGGCGCGCAGGCCGTCCACCCGGGCTTCGGCTACTTCTCCGAGCGAGCCCGGTTCGCGGAGGCCCTCGGAGCGATGGGTGTCACCTTCATAGGCCCCTCCGTCAGCGCCATCGAGGCGATGGGAGACAAAGCGAGAGCCAAGGAAGCCGCGATCGACGCCAACTGTCCGGTCGTCCCAGGCTCGGACGGCGTCGTCGCCAACGAGGCCGACGCGGCCCGGTGGGCCGAACAGATCGAATACCCCGTCCTGCTGAAGGCGGTCGCGGGCGGCGGCGGTCGGGGCATCCGCCGGGTCAATGACGAAGACGAACTGGGCCGCCTGTTCAAGACCGCCCAGGCCGAAGCCCAGGCCAGTTTTGGCAACGGCGACCTCTTGGTCGAGAAGTGCGTGGTGGAGCCGCGCCACGTGGAGATTCAAATCCTCGGAGACGAGCACGGCAACGTCATCCACCTCGGCGAGCGCGAGTGCAGCGTCCAGAACCTCCGCCACCAGAAGATTGTCGAGGAGGCCCCTTGTGCGGTCTTGGACACGGACACAAGACGGCGCATGGGCGAAGCCGCCGTGCGCGTCGCCAAGAGTGTCGGCTACACGAACGCCGGGACCGTCGAGTTTCTCCTTGACAAGTCGGGCAGCTTCTACTTCCTGGAAATGAACACGCGCATCCAGGTCGAGCACCCTGTCACCGAATCGGTCACCGGGCTCGACCTGGTGCAGTGGCAAGTCCGCATCGCTGCGGGAGAGCCGTTGCCCGTGACCCAGGACGACGTCGACCTTGCCGGGCATGCGATCGAGGCAAGGATCACCGCGCAAGACCCCGACAAGGACTTCGCCCCCTGCACCGGCAAGATCACCCGCTGGGAGCCGCCCGGATTCGGCGGAGTACGTCTCGACACCCACGTCTACGCCGGTTTCACCGTGTCGCCGTTCTACGACCCGATGATCGCCAAGCTGATCGTCACGGGACGCGACCGCGCCGAGGCCGTCAACCGGCTCCGCGTCTGCCTCGACGAGTTCCATGTCGAGGGCATCCAGACCAACATCCCGTTCCTCCGCCGCTTGGTGCGCCACCCGGACTACATCTCCGGAGACGTGAGCACCGCGTTCGTCGGCCGGTTCCTGGCAGAAGGCCAGGCACCATGAGCGACCCGTCCCATTCGCGCCGCCTGGCCCGCGAGATGGCCGTCCAAGCCCTGTACGCCGTCAAAGTCGGCGGCACCACCTCGACCGTCGCTTGTGACGACGTCCTGACCCGACACCCCCTCACGCCCGAGAACGAGGCGTTCTTCCGGGGCTTGGTCGAAGGCGTCTCCCGCAACGTGCCCGCCCTCGACGCGGTCGTCGACCGGTTCCTCGCCCGAGGCTGGTCCGTCGACCGGCTCGCCCTCACCGATCTCTTGGTGTTGCGGCTCGCGACATACGAGATCCATCACCTTCCCGGCATGCCCCCCAAGGTGACGATCACCCAGGCGGTGGAACTGGCCAAGCTCTTCGGCTCTGCCGAGAGCGGGCGGTTTGTCAACGGCGTCCTCGCCAGCGTCTTGGCCGACTCGGACAAGGCCGAGTGGGACCCCGCGCGGGAAGAGCAGCGCGAAACCATGGAGGAGGAGCCGCGCCCTGTCGTCGAGGAGGAGGAAGCCGACGAGGCCGCCCAACCCGAGACCGCCCGGTTCCAGGTCGGAGCGTGGGTCGTCAAGAGTGACGGCTAGCGCGGTTCGGCCGACGACATCTTGAGCGGCACAAGTTCTTTTCTGGCGCGCGAAACGCCCTCAAGGTGGCCGTACAGGTCGTGGGTATGGGCCTCGTCAACGGTGACCCTGACAAACGAACCGGGGCGGGCCGACCCCTTGGCGTAGACCCAGCCGTCGATTTCCGGGGCGTCGCGAAACGACCGGCCCGCCACCCAGCCGTCCTTCACCTCGTCGACCAGCACTTCGAGTTCCCTGCCGACCCAAGACCAGTTCTTCTCCAAGGCGACCACCGACTGGGCGCGCATCAGTCGGTCGTAGCGCTCGCGTTTGACCCGGAACGGCACCTGGCCCGGCATGTCGGCACTGGGTGTGCCCGCCTCGCGCGAATAGGTGAAGGCTCCGACCCGGTCAAGGCGGGCCTCCTGGACAA is part of the Fimbriimonadaceae bacterium genome and harbors:
- a CDS encoding chemotaxis protein CheD — its product is MSTVSAMMVGMGDIHVAKGDAAYNCLGLGSCIGLVLYDPTTQVSGMIHVMLPASFPGRPADKIGKFADTGVPEMVRQMTALGAVPSRMVAAYAGGAQVFKFGTPGDSKLDVGARNVEAVAALVKKNGFKVLATDTGGSNGRTVVVTIQDGLVKVRTVNTGEKTLCNLKG
- the nusB gene encoding transcription antitermination factor NusB, with amino-acid sequence MSDPSHSRRLAREMAVQALYAVKVGGTTSTVACDDVLTRHPLTPENEAFFRGLVEGVSRNVPALDAVVDRFLARGWSVDRLALTDLLVLRLATYEIHHLPGMPPKVTITQAVELAKLFGSAESGRFVNGVLASVLADSDKAEWDPAREEQRETMEEEPRPVVEEEEADEAAQPETARFQVGAWVVKSDG
- the accC gene encoding acetyl-CoA carboxylase biotin carboxylase subunit, whose amino-acid sequence is MFERVLVANRGEIACRVIRALHELGVEAIAVHSKADADSRHVHIADRSVCVGEASNTDSYLNLANVLMAAEITGAQAVHPGFGYFSERARFAEALGAMGVTFIGPSVSAIEAMGDKARAKEAAIDANCPVVPGSDGVVANEADAARWAEQIEYPVLLKAVAGGGGRGIRRVNDEDELGRLFKTAQAEAQASFGNGDLLVEKCVVEPRHVEIQILGDEHGNVIHLGERECSVQNLRHQKIVEEAPCAVLDTDTRRRMGEAAVRVAKSVGYTNAGTVEFLLDKSGSFYFLEMNTRIQVEHPVTESVTGLDLVQWQVRIAAGEPLPVTQDDVDLAGHAIEARITAQDPDKDFAPCTGKITRWEPPGFGGVRLDTHVYAGFTVSPFYDPMIAKLIVTGRDRAEAVNRLRVCLDEFHVEGIQTNIPFLRRLVRHPDYISGDVSTAFVGRFLAEGQAP
- a CDS encoding chemotaxis response regulator protein-glutamate methylesterase; protein product: MKRKVLIVDDSAFVRRMLQDWLKEEPDFEVVGVAKDGLEGVAKAAELDPDVVTLDVEMPNMDGITALDKIMGQKQRAVLMVSSVTTAGAAATLKALELGAYDFVTKPQGGNSLRLVEAKNDFLERLRASRYARFGGGRPASPPPPVRASSKPSDKVVLVASSTGGPRSLVSLFQSLPKGFPCPVVIVQHMPQGFTASLSARLDSLGTVPCREARDGDRLESGQAYIAPGGFHLSIGHGARLTVGDGPTVHGVKPAADILFKSASEAFGSRCLGVVMTGMGRDGADGAVAIRAKGGKVFGEAESSCVIYGMPQAAKKAGGIDAEFDLRELGAAIVAGTTGRTALAS
- a CDS encoding HDOD domain-containing protein codes for the protein MSQATITIDDIIKKTSDLPTIPAAAIRVMQATESPNSTAASVAQILSADQSLSARVLRLANSAFYGLSRQVSDLQEAVVILGMRNVKNLALVAGTYPWMSRPLPGYSLGPRAMWTHAFGTAVGAQQVAKLSGKQKDDVAFTAGLLHDIGKVAVSIWLENKIVAILNYANREGLSFDEAERKILGYDHTQVGEHLANAWNLPADLVAAVRWHHMPDDAPENPPLVDCVHLGNYLTMTMGFGLGGDGLLYRFSESSLTRLGLKAVDLDQVTDAFVESYEEYEKLFEDLVAA
- a CDS encoding chemotaxis protein CheC; translation: MTGEQGTYGLLEMSAVREMANIGLGHATTALSDLTGRSFNMEVPNVETVAIENVPALVGDPEAVVVGIMMPIEGDVTGHIAFVFPWESAQTVWRYLLGTCPDSFAEVDDLAASAMLEIGNILNSSFMNALSNMTGLAIHATPPVVSIDLCYSVVSTVVAEAELQEVVALAIETKIYDYEDTATQGYFLCIPTVEGLNLMLRRLGVAEAA